In one Arachis duranensis cultivar V14167 chromosome 9, aradu.V14167.gnm2.J7QH, whole genome shotgun sequence genomic region, the following are encoded:
- the LOC107467800 gene encoding ABC transporter C family member 10, with the protein MEGFWSMFCGEETCSYDFKFLIDPSSCINHFLISCFDVLLLLMLLFIMIKKLPSKPLHGLTGSPRLSKLHLVSAIANGALGLVHLCLGIWVLVENLRKTHTSLPLDLWLLEFFQGLTWLSVSIAINIGLKQLPRPWLRMFSVLIFLVSGISCAFSLFYVIGSKDLSLKVALDILSFPGAILLLLCTYKCRETDMELDESLYTPLNGESNKIGSINNDALYGRAGFFSTMSFWWMNPLMKRGKEKTLQEEDIPKLREQDQAESCYLLFLDQLNRKKQNDPSSHSSILWTIVLCHRREILISGFFALLKVIAISVGPLLLNSFILVAEGNESFKYEGFVLAISLFFTKVIESLSQRQWYFRARLIGVKVKSLLTAAIYKKQLRLSNSARLNHSGGEIMNYVTVDAYRIGEFPYWFHQTWTTSVQLCISLVILFRAVGLATIASLVVIVFTVLCNTPLAKLQHKFQSKLMVAQDERLKATSEALLNMKVLKLYAWETNFKDSIERLRNVELKWLSAVLLRKAYNTFLFWSSPVLVSAASFGACYFLNVPLHANNVFTFVATLRLVQDPIRIIPDVIGVIIQARVAFARLVKFLEAPELQNANVKRKSFSDNMRGSISIKAADFSWEDNASKPTLRNINLEVRPGKKLAICGEVGSGKSTLLAAILREVPNTQGTIEVYGKFAYVSQTAWIQTGTIRDNILFGSAMDTQKYRETLHRSSLIKDLELFPHGDLTEIGERGVNLSGGQKQRIQLARALYQNADIYLLDDPFSAVDAHTATNLFNEYIMQGLAGKTVLLVTHQVDFLPAFDSVLLMSDGEILQAAPYHDLLASSQEFQDLVSAHKETAGSDRLMDVTSSQRNSNSAVEIRKTSVEKQFDASKGDQLIKEEEREKGNQGFRPYLQYLNQNKGYVYFSVAVISQITFVIGQISQNSWMAANVDNPHVSTLKLILVYLLIGFTSTLFLLVRSLLTVAMGLQSSKSLFLQLLNSLFRAPMAFYDSTPLGRILSRVSGDLSIVDLDVPFGLLFAVAATSNCYANLTVLAVVTWQVLFVSIPMIIFAIRLQRYYFATAKELMRLNGTTKSYVANHLAESVAGAVTIRAFEEEDRFFAKNLHLIDVNASPFFHTFAANEWLIQRLETVSAVVLASAALCMVVLPSGTFTSGFIGMALSYGLSLNASLVFSIQNQCNIENYIISVERLNQYMHIPSEAPEIIEGNRPPTNWPLEGKVEIHDLQIRYRPDAPLVLRGITCTFEGGHKIGIVGRTGSGKSTLIGALFRLVEPAGGEIIVDGINICSIGLHDLRSRFGIIPQDPTLFNGTVRYNMDPLSQYTDQEIWEVLAKCQLREAVQEKEEGLDSSVVEAGANWSMGQRQLFCLGRALLRRSQILVLDEATASIDNATDLILQKTIRTEFADCTVITVAHRIPTVMDCTKVLAISDGKLVEYDEPMNLMKREGSLFGQLVKEYWSHFQSAESH; encoded by the exons ATGGAGGGGTTTTGGAGCATGTTCTGTGGGGAAGAAACATGCAGCTATGATTTCAAGTTTTTGATTGATCCTTCCTCATGCATCAACCACTTCTTGATATCTTGCTTTGATGTGTTGCTTCTTCTCATGCTCCTATTCATTATGATCAAGAAGTTACCCTCCAAACCGTTACATGGTCTAACAGGGTCACCAAGACTTTCAAAATTGCATCTAGTCTCTGCCATAGCCAATGGTGCTCTTGGCCTGGTGCATTTGTGCTTAGGCATTTGGGTTTTAGTGGAGAATTTGAGGAAAACCCACACTTCTTTGCCTCTTGATCTGTGGTTGCTAGAATTCTTTCAAGGATTGACATGGTTGTCAGTCAGCATAGCAATAAATATTGGCCTAAAACAGCTTCCAAGACCATGGTTAAGGATGTTCTCTGTTCTTATCTTTTTGGTTTCTGGCATTTCCTGTGCTTTTTCCTTGTTTTATGTAATTGGTAGCAAAGACCTGTCCCTTAAGGTAGCTTTAGATATTCTATCTTTCCCAGGGGCAATATTATTGTTGCTTTGCACATATAAATGCAGGGAAACTGACATGGAACTTGATGAAAGCCTTTACACTCCTTTGAATGGTGAGTCCAACAAAATTGGTTCTATCAACAACGATGCTCTATATGGAAGAGCTGGATTCTTTAGTACCATGTCATTTTGGTGGATGAATCCTTTGATGAAGAGGGGTAAAGAGAAAACACTTCAGGAAGAAGATATCCCAAAGTTGCGAGAGCAAGATCAAGCAGAAAGTTGTTACTTGCTGTTTCTAGACCAATTGAACAGGAAGAAACAGAATGATCCGTCTTCGCACTCATCGATTTTGTGGACTATAGTTTTATGTCACCGGAGAGAAATTCTGATATCAGGATTCTTTGCATTGCTTAAGGTGATTGCTATTTCCGTTGGTCCACTGCTTCTGAATTCCTTCATACTGGTAGCTGAGGGCAATGAAAGCTTCAAATATGAAGGTTTTGTATTGGCCATATCACTTTTCTTTACGAAGGTCATAGAATCTTTATCACAAAGGCAGTGGTACTTCCGAGCCAGACTGATAGGTGTGAAAGTTAAATCTCTGCTCACTGCAGCCATTTATAAAAAACAACTGAGGTTATCAAATTCTGCTAGATTGAATCATTCTGGTGGTGAGATCATGAACTATGTGACTGTGGATGCTTATAGAATCGGAGAATTTCCTTATTGGTTTCACCAGACATGGACGACTAGCGTCCAGCTATGCATCTCCTTGGTAATACTTTTTCGCGCCGTCGGGCTAGCTACAATTGCCTCCTTGGTGGTGATAGTTTTCACTGTGCTTTGCAATACTCCACTTGCAAAGTTGCAGCATAAGTTTCAAAGCAAACTCATGGTGGCACAAGATGAGAGGTTGAAGGCTACTTCTGAGGCTCTTCTGAATATGAAGGTGTTGAAATTGTATGCGTGGGAAACCAACTTCAAGGATTCTATTGAAAGATTAAGGAACGTGGAGCTGAAATGGTTGTCTGCAGTGCTATTGCGCAAGGCCTACAACACCTTTCTCTTTTGGTCCTCACCTGTGTTGGTATCCGCTGCTTCCTTTGGAGCTTGTTACTTTCTTAACGTTCCCCTGCATGCTAACAACGTCTTCACCTTCGTGGCAACTTTGCGCCTTGTTCAAGATCCAATTAGAATCATTCCTGATGTCATTGGGGTGATCATTCAGGCCAGAGTCGCGTTTGCCCGGCTTGTAAAGTTCCTTGAGGCACCTGAGCTGCAGAATGCAAATGTCAAGAGGAAGAGTTTCAGCGACAACATGAGGGGCTCCATTTCAATCAAGGCTGCTGACTTTTCATGGGAAGATAATGCATCAAAACCGACACTGCGAAATATCAACTTAGAGGTTAGGCCAGGGAAAAAGTTGGCTATTTGTGGAGAGGTTGGATCAGGAAAATCAACACTGTTAGCAGCAATTCTCAGGGAAGTTCCTAATACTCAGGGAACT ATTGAAGTTTATGGCAAATTTGCCTATGTTTCTCAAACAGCATGGATACAGACAGGTACAATAAGGGATAACATATTGTTTGGATCAGCAATGGATACTCAAAAGTATAGAGAAACTCTGCATAGGTCTTCACTAATAAAGGACCTTGAGTTGTTTCCCCATGGTGATCTCACTGAGATAGGGGAGAGAGGGGTTAACCTGAGTGGAGGCCAGAAGCAACGGATTCAGCTCGCTCGTGCTCTTTACCAGAATGCTGATATATACCTCTTGGATGATCCATTCAGTGCTGTTGATGCACATACTGCCACAAATCTGTTTAAT gAATACATCATGCAAGGACTTGCAGGAAAGACAGTTTTGCTTGTCACTCATCAAGTTGACTTTCTTCCTGCATTTGATTCTGTTTTG TTGATGTCAGATGGTGAAATCCTACAAGCTGCTCCTTATCATGATCTGTTGGCCTCAAGTCAAGAATTTCAGGACCTTGTCAGTGCTCACAAAGAGACTGCTGGTTCTGACCGGCTTATGGATGTTACTTCTTCCCAGAGAAATTCTAATTCTGCAGTAGAGATTAGGAAAACTTCTGTGGAGAAGCAGTTTGATGCATCAAAAGGAGATCAGCTAattaaggaagaagagagagagaaaggaaacCAAGGCTTCCGGCCTTACTTACAGTATCTGAATCAGAACAAAGGATACGTGTACTTCTCTGTGGCTGTCATTTCTCAGATTACATTTGTGATTGGCCAGATATCGCAAAACTCATGGATGGCTGCCAATGTTGACAATCCTCATGTCAGcactttgaaattgattttagtgtacTTGTTGATTGGATTTACTTCAACATTATTCTTGTTGGTGAGAAGTCTTCTTACAGTTGCTATGGGACTTCAGTCATCAAAATCATTATTTCTACAGCTACTGAATTCTCTCTTTCGCGCACCAATGGCATTTTATGACTCCACCCCCTTGGGACGGATACTTAGCAGG GTTTCTGGGGATCTCAGCATTGTTGATCTTGATGTCCCATTTGGCCTTCTTTTTGCTGTTGCAGCTACTTCTAACTGTTATGCTAATCTTACAGTCTTAGCAGTTGTTACTTGGCAAGTCTTGTTTGTCTCTATACCGATGATTATTTTTGCAATTCGCTTGCAG AGATATTACTTTGCTACTGCGAAAGAATTGATGCGGCTCAATGGCACAACAAAATCCTATGTAGCTAATCACCTAGCTGAATCTGTAGCTGGAGCTGTGACAATAAGGGCTTTTGAGGAGGAAGATCGTTTTTTTGCAAAGAATCTTCATTTGATTGATGTCAATGCTAGTCCTTTTTTCCATACTTTTGCAGCAAATGAGTGGCTCATTCAGCGGTTGGAAACAGTCAGTGCAGTTGTTCTTGCATCTGCAGCACTTTGCATGGTTGTACTTCCCTCTGGAACTTTCACATCTG GTTTTATTGGCATGGCTCTCTCATATGGCCTTTCACTTAATGCTTCACTAGtattttcaattcaaaatcagTGCAACATAGAAAATTACATAATATCAGTGGAAAGGCTTAATCAATATATGCATATACCAAGTGAGGCTCCAGAAATTATAGAAGGAAATCGTCCTCCAACAAATTGGCCACTTGAGGGAAAAGTGGAAATTCATGATTTGCAG ATTCGATATAGACCTGATGCGCCTCTTGTACTCCGTGGAATCACATGCACATTTGAAGGAGGACACAAGATTGGTATTGTTGGCAGGACAGGTAGTGGAAAGTCGACACTAATAGGCGCTTTATTCCGGCTTGTGGAGCCGGCCGGTGGAGAGATCATAGTTGATGGCATTAATATTTGTTCCATTGGACTTCATGATTTGAGGTCGCGTTTCGGTATCATACCGCAGGATCCTACTCTTTTCAATGGAACAGTCAGATACAATATGGACCCCTTATCGCAATACACTGATCAAGAGATTTGGGAG GTTCTTGCGAAGTGTCAATTGCGAGAGGCTGTCcaagagaaagaagagggattAGATTCCTCAG TTGTTGAAGCCGGAGCGAACTGGAGTATGGGACAAAGGCAGTTGTTTTGTCTGGGGCGCGCACTTCTAAGGAGAAGTCAGATATTAGTGCTGGATGAAGCAACTGCATCAATTGACAATGCAACTGATTTGATTCTGCAGAAAACCATTAGGACTGAATTTGCAGATTGTACTGTAATCACAGTAGCTCACAGGATACCAACTGTGATGGATTGCACCAAGGTTCTTGCCATCAGTGATG GAAAACTGGTAGAGTATGATGAGCCAATGAACTTGATGAAGAGGGAAGGATCACTTTTTGGGCAGCTTGTTAAGGAATACTGGTCTCATTTTCAGTCAGCAGAATCACATTGA